The genomic region GTGCGCTCGTCGATGCAGCGGTCCACCCTGGCCAGCACCCTGGCGGTGCGGCCGCAGAAGTGCGCCATCTCCTCGTCGAAGCTCATGCCCCGGTTGCGCAGGTTGTCATCCAGCGTGGCCTCGATATCGGACCTGGGTCTGATCCGCACCAGCTCGCCCGGCTGTAGGTTCAACGTGGCGGTCGGGGTCTTGCCCGGTCGACCGGGGTTGAGGAAGCCCCAGTCGCGGCCGCCGCGGAAGAGCAGCCAGCGGGGCAGGCGCTTGCGGCTCTCCACCTGGACGCGGTTGAACACGCCGACCAGGAAGCCGCGCAGGGCCAGCAGCGGGCCGACGTTGCCGGTGCGCACGTCGGTGACGTACTGGCTCAGGCTGAGCACCGGCATGCAGATCGGCGCGGCGCGCAGGATCTCGGTGGCCTGGCAGGCGTAGCGGGCCTGGCCGTCCGGGTCGGCGCCCCTGGTGGTGGCCGAGACCAGCAGCGGCAGGTTCGGCTTGCCCTCGGCCGGGGTGTGGCGCGGGGCGAGCTGGCCGGGTTCGATCTTGCGGAGCCAGTCCTCCTTCCAGTACAGGGAGCAGGCGGTCTGGCAGCCGCCGTGCGCGGAGCCGTCGCAGCGCGCGCCGGTGAGGTGCACCGCGCGGGCCATCCGGCGTAGGCCGGTGTGGGTGATGGAGTCGCAGAGCTTGTGCGCCACCTTGTGCACGGTCATCCGCTGCCCGCAGTAACGCAGCATCTCCGGCATGAACGGCAGCTCGTCCAGCTCGCCGCGTTCGTCCAAGGTCGACAAAATCTCTTGCGCGCCAAGGACTTCGACCACGTCACCGACCTTCAGGCTCATGGCTCCGTCGTCCCACGGCCGAGGACCGGGTGGCAACTCCCCGTGACCGGGTTGTTACTCAGCGGCGACTGGGCAGCGCGGCCACGCCGACCGCGACCAGGGTCAGCAGGGTGCCGGTGACCGCGACCGCGGACAGGTGCGCGCCCTCGGCGGGGAAGAGCAGGTCCAGCGCCAGCGCGCCGAGCAGTTGACCGGCCACCGAGCCGAGGCCGAGCAGCAGCACGCCGGTGATCCGGACCAGCGCGGCGGCGCCCGCGATGAAGACCAGGCCGATCGCGCCGCCGAGGTAGAGCAGCGGGTCCGTGGGCAGGGTGGCGGGCCAGCCCTCGGTGGCGAAGTGGAAGACGCCGAAGACCAGCAGCGCGGTGGTCCCGGCCAGGAAGTTGACCAGGGTGGCCGGCAGCACGCCACCGGCGGCTTCCTTGATCCGGCCGTTCATCGCCTGCTGCCAGGACATGCCGATCCCGGCCAGCAGCGGCAGCACGGCCAGCACCAGCGCGCCGGGCGCGCTGAGCCGTTCGGACACCGCGACCAGCACGGCGGCCACCGCGAGCACCGCGCCCAGCACCCTGGTCACGGTCAGCGGCTGCGGACCGGCCGGCCCGAGTCCGGCCCGGTCCACCGCGAGGCTGCTCACCGCCTGCCCGGCCACCACGGCCACGGTGAACACCGCGACGCCGAGGCTGGCCACCGCCACGCCCTGGGAGAACACCAGCAGCGCGCCGCACAGCCCGCCCAGGGTCTGCCACCAGCGCACCGAGCCGTTCCGCAGCGCCGCGCCCAGCCGCTTGGTGGCCCGGCGGCTGCCCGGCAGCGCCAGGACCAGCGCGAGCACCAGCAGCAGGCCGCTGCCGAAGGAGATCAGGGCCGCGCCGACGCCGTCCTGCATCTGCCTGCCCAGCTCACCGTTGAGGCGGGACTGGAGCACGATCAGCACGCCGATGCCCGCCGCGCCCAGCACGCCGAGCAGGCGGGCGCGCGAGCTGGTCCGGGTGCGGGTGTCCGGCCGGGCCGGGGCGTCGGTGGCAGTCATCACCCCCAGCGCAACACAAGTCGGTGGCCGAGTCATCCCACCTCTGGCCGCGACTAGCTCACACCGGGTCCGAGGACTCGGGCTGACGCTGGTCAGCGGGGGTGGTTGTGCGCGGGACCACACGCACCGACCAGGCCATCAGCGCGGTGCCGAAGACCATCGCCACGGTGGCGCCCGCTGCCGCGGCGGCCGGGCCGAACCGGTCCAGCAGCCAGCCCGCGACCGGGGCGGCCAGCGCGCCGCCGGTGGTGGTGAAGGTGGCCAGCCAGCCCACCGCCTCGGCGGCCCGGCCCTGCGGGGAGATGTCGCCGATGCGCTGGTTGGACGCGGAGATGGTGGGCGCGATGGCCAGGCCGCCGATGGCCAGGATCAGGCCGATCAGCACCGGCGAGGTCGGGTCCAGCACCGGCGGCAGCACCGGCACCAGCGCGGCCATGCCGAGGCCGACCATGGCCATCCGCAGCGTGGGGCGCGGCTGTCCCGGCAGGCCGCCCGAGACCAGCCCGCCGATCAGCGAGCCGACCGCCCACACCGCGATCAGCGCACCGGCCACGGTGGGCTGGCCGAGCTCGCGGCCCAGGGCCACGATGGCCAGGTCGACCATGGTGAAGGCCATCACCAGG from Crossiella sp. CA-258035 harbors:
- a CDS encoding DMT family transporter, with translation MTATDAPARPDTRTRTSSRARLLGVLGAAGIGVLIVLQSRLNGELGRQMQDGVGAALISFGSGLLLVLALVLALPGSRRATKRLGAALRNGSVRWWQTLGGLCGALLVFSQGVAVASLGVAVFTVAVVAGQAVSSLAVDRAGLGPAGPQPLTVTRVLGAVLAVAAVLVAVSERLSAPGALVLAVLPLLAGIGMSWQQAMNGRIKEAAGGVLPATLVNFLAGTTALLVFGVFHFATEGWPATLPTDPLLYLGGAIGLVFIAGAAALVRITGVLLLGLGSVAGQLLGALALDLLFPAEGAHLSAVAVTGTLLTLVAVGVAALPSRR